The Phragmites australis chromosome 1, lpPhrAust1.1, whole genome shotgun sequence genomic interval TCTACACAACAGTGAGCACGAGCCATGACTCACATCTCTGTACTTTTGTAGGTAGATCTTGAGTGGGTCCACGTACTCCTCAAATCCGAGCGTGGCCATCGCCCAGAGAAGATCATCTCCGTTGATGGTTTTGCGCTTCTCCTTCTGGCACTTGTCGCTCGCCCTGCACGCAcacaccggcggcggcgccacccAAGTCAGAATCACCTCAAAACCGAGCACCCTGAACGAAAAACCAACCCGATCGAGGCGGAGGTGACAAGGCCAAGGGGCTACGCTACCGGCCAGTCTCAACTCACTCGCTGGTGACGAAGGAGATGAACTCGGAGACGCACTCCTGCAGGGTCTCCTTGGCGTCCTTGGCGATCTTGCCGTTGGCCGGCACGGCCTTCTTCATGATGCGGCTGATGTTGGCGATGGGCAGGAACCTGTCCTGCTCCCTCatccctcctccgccgccgccgccctcgtgGCTCCCGCTATCGTCCGCCATCGCCGGAGACCGGCCGCCACCAAAACCCTAGATCCACCAACACGAAGTCACACGGCATCGATCGCGTCAGAGCTTACGGCGGTGCCGACGGGAACCAGAAGGTGGCGGGCGGACAGCTCGTCGATGCGCCGTACGTACCTTATAAAAAACGCGCGTGCGGAGGCGGGGAGGGGAGagaaagggaggagagagagagggaggaggtggtggccgcggagaggggaagggaggtgGGGAATGGGGATCGGACGCTGGAGAAGGGGAGGCGGTCCGGGTGAGTGCGATGAAGGAAGCCGGGGATCTGGGCCGTTCGTCGGTTGCAAATAGGGAACAGGAAGGGAGTGGGCCCCGGGCCCACAGTCGGCTCCTGCCAGTGGATCCCGGGGTTTTGGGGAAAaatttttgtttatattttttctttaatttacaaGAATACACGTTCATTTGAAAAAATCACAGAAATAGCCTACTATCACCCGTTCATCGAACGAAATCAAGTTCTCACTCGATAAATGGGCAATATCTTGTGGGTGCTGCCTGTCAGGTAATAAAAAAATCGATGGACATGTAGGATTTATAAGGTCTCGTCCGTTCAGTAGCCGAGAACTTGATATCGCCTGCTGAACGGGTGAGATCTTGTGCTAGTAGGCCCACCAAAACATATCGCTCACTAATTGGGTGAGTATTTTTCGTGTGCACTATTTACCCAACCATATCTAGTATGTACGTTTATgtgtttctatatttttatttaaatcttAATTTTATCTAGGAGTACATAAGTGATTCAAAAATTCTGAATgtttttatgagtaaactagagatcactaacaacccattttaattggtttgatccaaaaagctaaaccaatatttaattaaaattctccaaatcaACCTACTTTATAACTTATAGAAATTTTTAATGCCTTGAATAAATCCccaaaaatcaataaaaattcactaatattattatcatatgatgtactaatttataaaaatatttgtaaccctaggttatttagtgaaaaagtgagttactttctaatactctatttatttgtatttttgtcATTTCAAGTGATATTCTAGTGCatcttgaatttatttgaattcaaattgaattaaaaaaggtCAAATTGAATTGAAgggagaatatcacatgaaatgacaaaaatacaaataaatagagcattacaaagtaacttactttttcaccaaataatctagtgttagaaatatttttataaattagtacatcatatgataagaatattagtgaattttcctgatttttggaaatttattcaaggcattaaaattttctatgagttataaaagtaggttggtttggagaattttaattaaatattgtcttaggattttttttatcaaaccaattaaaatgggttgtgtCGAGGGTAAATTACTGACAGTGATTTCGGGTATGTTGGATAGTGAgtgcgtgaacggtgtttcaAGAACTGGGTGTGTCTGTGTGTAGATTGTGGATTCGGAGATACCAGGGGTTATACAAGTTTGAGTCTCCCGAATGATAACAACTATACGTCATATGTTTATGTTATCGTAGATTTCACTTAGTTACAGACGATATTTTAGcagtttgccagaattgatTTCTCTACCTTACAAACCGGTCATCATCCACTTATATAGTAGGGTGacggagaacttacatgtgggtcctACACAGATGGCccctgctcattctaatatctaactcaaatcattATTACGGAGGACCATGCATGCCAACTTGCTCTAACGATATTGTATGTCATGCTGCCGTGCGCCGTCGTGCTTAACCTGTTGAGCCTTACCTCGCCGCATTAATGCGACGGGACGGAACGATGCCCTTCTGCACCGTCcctgtccacttgcctctccatgtcgtccccgtccacttgcttTGTCGGGTGGCTGACAACGTCCCATCTGTCGTACGACGCTGCACCGGCTTTTAAAGTCTCACtccgtagcctttaatgctaggGGACGGGACAATGCCCCTTGCACCGCCCACGACTTTATCCGCTGGAGCCGGTGGctggtgaagagaagcgttCGAGCGGGTGCAAATAAAGGTGCTTCGGATGGGTTGCGTCTAATCCGGTCCCACGACCAGTGGAGTTGGTCGCGGGTTTATATGAAAACGtagcgagattggtcgctggaggccttACACTGGTCACGATAACCCTACTCTGGTCTCGCTAATGATTAGTTTTTTAGAGGCATGTTCTGCTGACTGTTTACACCATTCGTGGGGCCTGTTAGCCgaggtacccctttactcaatacaccgacaggttgctagtgagctctaatttgctcatgaaaatgtttagaatttttagacaaCTCATGTACTCCTAGATAAAATcgatatttaaataaaaaatatgaaaacacACAAACATACATACACGAGACATAGCTGAGTGAACGGTGCACACAAAAAGTACTCGCCCAATCAGTGAGCGATATGTTTTAGTGAGCCTACTAGCATAAGATCTCTCCCGCTCAGCAGGCGAGATTAAAGTCTCACCCACTGAACGGTTGAGACATTGTCGGCCTCGTATGTCCATTGTTTTTTTATGACCTAATAGGCATGGCCCACAAGGTGCATGACCCACAAGGTGTCTCCCATTTATTCCGAGAACTTGATCTCACCCGATAAACGGACGATGGTAACCTACTTCTACGATTTTTTTCAAACGGATGTGTAttcttgcaaatattaaaaatatatataaaaacaaaaaatgggGTCTTGGtgctatttttgatttttttttttgcttcgttATTTTTGAGATGCAACTATAGTTCAATTTGGCTTCCAACAGTACAAAAGCTAAGGGACTGTCTGTACGCGGTTTACCACACATTTTACGACGGACAGATCGCCACCATCATGACAAATTTTAGCAGAATAACATGTCTAATGGACCAAATGACTAAAACGATGTGGCATGTGGTTTGCCACACATTTTACGACGGACCACCACCATCGTGATAAATTTGAGCAGAAGAACAGGTAATGGACCAAATGACTAAAACGAAGTGGCATATCACGATCATGGCTATTAGCTACTCTCTCCAGTCACAAAGCTTGTCCTTTTGGATTATACGGGGTCAACATGTTTAACTTTGATTATCGATATTTTCTTAAATATTTCaattaaacttttaaaaatgGTATAGCTAGATTTGTCtagaaaattaattttataatattataacttTACTGTATTTTATACTTATAATTAGTGGTTAAAGTAGACTTAGAGCATAGATTAGGCTCAGGCTGGGCCAAAGAAAAGTCTGGTTTTGTTTCTAGACGAAAATGTCTGCCCAGACGTGATCATCGAATACCATCATGCTCACCCGTCAGACCATCCTGTGGTATTAAATGCTATGAGACGAGTTATTGCATTTCTACACCGTCCCAGGACCATGAAACACCGAAAGCaggtgcctagggaaggaaaaacaTTCGGATAGATAttattaaatgagacttgaccGGTTAGGTGGGTACCTGCACCGTGACCAGCGAGGGCTGATCGTAGGACCTCGCTGCACGACTAAGGTGCTGGTCGTGTGAGCTTCACCCTGATCACGCGGTGTGATCGTGGTTTTGATAAAACCTACTGTACGCTAACACTTCATGACATGTGACTCGCCACGTGGGCCTTACCTATGACACTGACAGGCTTAGAGGAGGAATCCACCTAGATCATTAGAGCTAGATCCACATACCCTCATATTtgaaatctttatatctaacCTCAACCAAAGTAAGATGCGACTTACGACTGTTATCATTTTAGCTTGTATAAAATCTATCTCCCTTTGCGATATTCTTTTGTGATCAGCAAATATCCCCTGTTTTATTTACCTAATTTAGCCGGATGCACATCGGCATGACGAAGGATACTACATGTGGTGGTTTAACAGAGAGTAAAAGGCAAGACACTAAGTGTCTATTTGGATGTTACAGTATATAGAAACCACAGTTTTTGAAAactatagttttttaaataCGTGTGATGAAATATCACAGTTTGTGAATACACCAGTAttttatagttttatgaaaAACATGAAGTGTTTGACATCTACAGTATTAAGTAACATATTTTGTTTCAAGGATATAGTTGTTAGGCTAACTTGTCATTATAATGAAAAGCTAAACAAGCTATGCAGATACATACGTGGCATAATTCTACAACGTTATGTCTATTTTATTAGCTTTTAAATATAGCAATTCATAACCGATGTATATCCATTTACGCGTAAACAAGTAAATTTTATATGGGTCAAATCATGTTCAACTTTGTTAACTCATAGGTTAACACCGTGAAATACAAATGTACCGGTACACGTTTATGTACTGAGTAACGTATGAGCAGGAGTTTCTTAGCCCAAGTATAACACAAAGTTGTATGCGAGCATGCGAGCCAAAGCTCAGTTTCAAGAAAAAGAGGTCAGGAGTAGATTTTTAAATACTCCAAAAATACTATAGTATTTGGCATACTTCGGTTTTTAAAACCGTAGTTTTTACCGTATCCAACACCCCAATGTTTTTATACCACAGTATTTTTAAGAAGCCATGATATTACTAAAAactccaaacatgccctaattGTATATATCCTTCGTgctgacacacacacacacacacacacacacacacacacacacacacataggttaacacatatatatatatataaaattaggGAAGTCGTGATTAAGACGAGTCAGGACCAAAATCAGTTACATTTTTCTgcaaaacaaaagaataaaattgcAAAATGAAGACACCGACATGAGGCTACCTATAGCTCCAGCACGATGAGCACTGGTACCAGGCAATAGCGGCAATGGCAGAGAACAAATGAGTTGTCGAAC includes:
- the LOC133923950 gene encoding nuclear transcription factor Y subunit B-3-like produces the protein MADDSGSHEGGGGGGGMREQDRFLPIANISRIMKKAVPANGKIAKDAKETLQECVSEFISFVTSEASDKCQKEKRKTINGDDLLWAMATLGFEEYVDPLKIYLQKYRDMEGDSKLSTKGEGSVKKDAISPHGGTSSSSTQLVQHGVYNQGMGYMQPHYHNGDT